From Heliomicrobium modesticaldum Ice1, a single genomic window includes:
- a CDS encoding 3D domain-containing protein, which produces MTIAAVTTKEKGSYAAPSAIVVAMSLALTAVLFLAPLFDGLLGKAITLEVDGQTRIVHTSSRTVGGMLKSLGIACEPGDQVYPDVQEPLQPGMSVQFRKSRWVELLVDNRRITFRQVGGLSAERLAELGISIGQADRLDRLDGADEDSACRWHLVRLAWSTRERREPVTFSRQVIYDSTLPEGVERVAMAGADGVALLREQVTFEDGREVFAEALERQVIQSPRPEVVIRGGAPPTDRLLIPSRGGSGAASGDERGIGQTVASLRMEATAYTHTGNRTATGLWPHVGIVAVDPGVIPLGTMLYVEGYGIARAADTGGAIRGPIIDVFFDNNEKCIQWGRRKVTVYILE; this is translated from the coding sequence ATGACCATAGCGGCTGTCACAACAAAGGAGAAGGGAAGCTACGCCGCGCCTTCGGCTATCGTTGTGGCGATGTCCCTCGCCTTGACTGCCGTGCTTTTTTTGGCCCCCTTGTTTGATGGCCTCCTGGGAAAAGCGATCACACTGGAGGTCGACGGTCAGACAAGGATCGTTCACACCTCCAGTCGCACTGTCGGCGGTATGCTGAAAAGCCTGGGGATCGCCTGCGAGCCCGGCGATCAGGTCTATCCCGATGTGCAAGAACCGCTTCAGCCGGGGATGTCAGTGCAATTTCGCAAGTCCCGCTGGGTCGAACTGCTCGTCGACAACCGGCGCATCACCTTCCGCCAGGTCGGCGGCCTATCGGCGGAGCGACTTGCCGAACTGGGTATCTCGATCGGGCAGGCAGACCGCCTTGACCGGCTTGACGGCGCCGACGAAGACAGCGCCTGTCGCTGGCATCTGGTCCGCTTGGCCTGGAGCACCCGCGAACGGCGCGAGCCGGTCACCTTCTCCCGGCAAGTGATCTACGACAGCACCCTCCCGGAAGGGGTGGAGCGGGTGGCCATGGCCGGCGCCGATGGTGTCGCCCTCCTTCGCGAACAGGTCACCTTCGAGGACGGTCGTGAGGTCTTTGCTGAAGCGCTGGAACGACAGGTCATCCAGAGTCCCCGACCGGAAGTGGTCATTCGAGGGGGCGCCCCACCTACCGACCGCCTGCTGATCCCGTCGCGCGGCGGAAGCGGCGCGGCATCAGGCGATGAAAGGGGCATAGGGCAGACTGTTGCCTCCCTGCGCATGGAGGCGACAGCCTACACCCATACAGGGAACCGCACAGCGACAGGCCTCTGGCCCCATGTGGGCATCGTCGCCGTCGACCCCGGCGTGATCCCGCTGGGCACCATGCTCTATGTAGAGGGCTACGGGATAGCCCGTGCGGCGGACACGGGCGGCGCCATCCGGGGACCGATTATCGATGTCTTTTTCGACAACAACGAGAAGTGTATTCAATGGGGAAGGCGGAAAGTGACTGTTTATATACTCGAATAA
- a CDS encoding 3D domain-containing protein, producing the protein MRDDTTDLTERLQPGPLRRAKRLTDPPPSGDWRRWGTALGIFAGIAIILFGIYNLLQKDIILDVDGEQRAVGTFKATVGEALAEAGVTLAEKDRVDPPAQTLLKDDMTLHIIRAFPITVFADGKSHELITTPASVRDILAQAAIQLGALDRVEPALDATVDKPSTVRVVRVTQEEVVEEQSVPFRTEQKPDNTLEKGLRKIVSRGRNGLERNKMLVTYEDGEPVKKDLIAQQIVRSPVNQVVAMGTIDHVSRGGLDFRIREARYMVATAYTHTGRNTASGAYPEVGMVAVDTTIIPMGSRLYVEGYGFARAADRGSAIVGERIDLFMESPEEARRWGKRTTKVYVIE; encoded by the coding sequence ATGCGGGATGACACCACTGATCTGACCGAGCGACTTCAACCGGGCCCGCTGCGGCGGGCCAAACGACTCACCGATCCACCGCCATCCGGCGATTGGCGGCGGTGGGGAACGGCCCTGGGCATCTTCGCCGGCATCGCGATCATCCTCTTCGGCATCTACAACCTCCTGCAAAAAGACATCATCCTCGACGTGGACGGTGAACAAAGAGCCGTCGGGACCTTCAAAGCCACAGTCGGGGAAGCCCTGGCGGAAGCAGGCGTGACCCTGGCCGAAAAGGACAGGGTCGATCCGCCTGCGCAGACCCTGCTGAAAGACGATATGACCCTACATATCATCCGCGCTTTTCCCATCACCGTTTTTGCGGACGGAAAAAGCCATGAGCTCATCACCACGCCTGCCTCCGTTCGAGACATTTTGGCCCAAGCGGCCATCCAACTGGGCGCCCTCGATCGTGTCGAACCAGCGCTCGATGCAACGGTGGACAAACCTTCCACCGTCCGTGTCGTTCGCGTCACCCAGGAGGAGGTCGTGGAAGAGCAGTCCGTCCCGTTCCGGACGGAACAGAAACCGGACAACACCTTGGAAAAGGGCCTCCGCAAGATCGTTTCCCGCGGCCGCAACGGCTTGGAACGGAACAAAATGCTCGTCACCTACGAAGACGGCGAACCGGTGAAAAAAGACCTGATCGCCCAGCAGATCGTCCGTTCTCCCGTCAACCAGGTGGTGGCCATGGGCACCATTGACCACGTCTCACGGGGCGGCCTCGATTTCCGCATCCGCGAGGCTCGTTACATGGTGGCAACCGCCTATACCCACACGGGCAGGAACACCGCCTCCGGCGCTTATCCGGAGGTGGGGATGGTGGCCGTCGATACGACGATCATCCCCATGGGGTCCCGTCTCTATGTGGAAGGGTATGGCTTCGCCCGCGCCGCCGACCGCGGTTCTGCCATCGTCGGAGAGCGCATCGACCTCTTCATGGAATCGCCGGAAGAGGCGAGGCGCTGGGGAAAGCGGACGACAAAGGTATACGTCATCGAATAA
- the ltrA gene encoding group II intron reverse transcriptase/maturase, protein MMEGEATMRSRDAQRQPNIPKGNCQREEAVNPQGTGGVPSALPAQEAKQPREETYDLMEKVVERGNMTEAYKRVMANKGAAGIDGMGLESLRPYLKEEWSRIKQELLEGTYRPQPVRRVEIPKPQGGTRKLGIPTVVDRLIQQALNQILMPIFDPDFSTNSYGFRPGKSAHQAVKKAKEYIADGYRWVVDMDLAQFFDRVNHDILMARVARKVKDKRILKLIREYLKAGVMLNGIRVKSEEGTPQGGPLSPLLANIILDDLDKALESRGHRFCRYADDCNVYVRSRRAGQRVMEGMAKFLEGRLKLQVNWEKSAVDRPWNRKFLGFSFTWHKAAKIRLAPQTVKRVKEKIRQFTGRNRSIAMEDRLVTLNQYLKGWMGYFRLIDTPSVLKELDEWLRRRLRMCLLKQWKRPKTRRRNLVALGIPEEWACNISGSRKGYWRLSLTPQMNKALGLAYWREQGLVSLVETYQSHRQPA, encoded by the coding sequence ATGATGGAAGGGGAAGCGACGATGCGTTCGCGTGACGCGCAGAGACAGCCGAATATCCCGAAAGGGAACTGCCAACGGGAGGAAGCGGTGAATCCGCAGGGGACCGGTGGAGTGCCGAGCGCGTTACCGGCACAAGAAGCGAAGCAACCCCGCGAAGAGACGTATGACCTGATGGAGAAAGTCGTCGAACGAGGGAACATGACGGAAGCGTATAAGCGAGTCATGGCCAACAAAGGCGCGGCCGGAATCGACGGTATGGGGCTAGAATCCCTGCGCCCGTACCTAAAAGAGGAATGGTCGCGCATTAAACAGGAATTGTTGGAGGGGACCTATCGACCGCAACCGGTCCGGCGGGTTGAAATTCCCAAACCCCAAGGCGGAACACGGAAGCTGGGCATTCCCACTGTCGTCGATCGACTGATCCAACAGGCCCTGAACCAGATCCTGATGCCGATCTTCGACCCTGACTTTTCCACGAACAGCTACGGATTTCGTCCGGGAAAGAGTGCGCACCAAGCGGTGAAGAAAGCGAAGGAATACATCGCCGACGGCTACCGATGGGTGGTTGACATGGACCTGGCCCAGTTCTTTGATCGCGTCAATCACGACATTCTCATGGCGCGCGTAGCGCGCAAGGTGAAGGACAAACGAATCTTGAAGTTGATCCGAGAATACCTCAAGGCCGGGGTCATGCTCAACGGGATTCGTGTGAAGAGCGAGGAAGGAACACCCCAGGGAGGTCCACTCAGCCCTTTGCTGGCGAACATCATCCTGGATGATTTGGATAAGGCACTGGAAAGCCGGGGACATCGCTTCTGCCGGTACGCCGACGACTGTAACGTCTACGTCCGCAGTCGACGGGCAGGGCAACGAGTGATGGAGGGTATGGCAAAGTTTCTGGAGGGGCGGTTAAAACTGCAGGTCAACTGGGAGAAAAGCGCAGTCGACCGACCCTGGAACCGAAAGTTTCTGGGGTTTTCATTTACGTGGCATAAGGCAGCAAAGATTCGGCTCGCCCCCCAAACGGTGAAACGGGTGAAAGAGAAGATTCGCCAGTTCACTGGGCGGAACCGAAGCATTGCGATGGAGGACCGACTGGTCACCCTCAACCAATACCTGAAAGGCTGGATGGGCTACTTTCGACTCATTGACACGCCAAGCGTACTTAAAGAGTTGGATGAGTGGCTTCGCCGACGACTGCGGATGTGCCTGCTCAAGCAATGGAAGCGCCCGAAGACACGAAGACGAAACTTAGTGGCGTTGGGGATCCCGGAGGAATGGGCATGCAACATCAGCGGCTCACGAAAAGGATATTGGCGTCTGTCCTTGACCCCGCAAATGAATAAAGCCCTTGGCCTCGCCTACTGGCGGGAACAGGGCTTAGTCAGTTTAGTCGAAACATACCAATCTCATCGTCAACCAGCATGA
- a CDS encoding IS1182-like element ISHmo2 family transposase gives MFRFDVDPQVSFYDFAALWDQLVPADSVFRLFRELAPLLIQPEDFTGLYCLDNGRPSHAARQMTMACMLQEMLGETDRGMEAQTRVNIEVKFALGMALDEPGIDHANFGVHRQRLIQKELDKVYLDRFIRLMYYLGVLTGKEPWITDTTHVIAPISAPTTIELIRQAMRLLVRLLAKQYSVPWHAIPHAPRAVRYLETVTEVKEHNLDDKAKMERLVEVVSEADELLAYVESSEASWKKKPDVIHYALLLCRILRERIIRKDDGTLEIAPGGSVKDMIVSAVDSEARFGCKGKTKWRGYKMAIVEVGNSGFIAAAEAMKANDYDGSSLVPLADQLPTDCVENPTIIGDTHYGAGDDRVTLKEKGIDVVAPLSPKTKCDILAGEGFQVSEDQTQLICPRGKVITTYSEVADGKNFVLRAKDHDCKHCPRYTTCFKEKKHRRTIFIHNAYGVMLEAAKHSQTKIYKEQMRLRSRIEAKQNELVNRYGLRRVRRIGKRNLAYAARLSALAANFQKLNRLRNDKNATMVLEVSALRGVAFKKAA, from the coding sequence TTGTTTCGATTCGATGTGGACCCCCAAGTTAGCTTTTACGACTTTGCAGCCCTCTGGGACCAACTTGTGCCTGCCGATTCCGTCTTTCGCCTGTTTCGTGAATTGGCGCCCCTGTTAATACAACCGGAGGATTTTACAGGTCTCTATTGCCTTGACAACGGACGTCCCAGTCATGCGGCCCGGCAGATGACGATGGCCTGCATGTTACAGGAAATGCTGGGCGAAACAGACCGGGGGATGGAAGCACAGACACGTGTGAACATCGAGGTCAAGTTTGCGTTAGGAATGGCCCTCGATGAACCGGGCATTGATCACGCCAATTTTGGCGTCCACCGGCAACGGCTCATCCAAAAGGAACTTGATAAGGTCTATCTCGATCGCTTTATCCGGTTGATGTACTACCTGGGCGTTTTGACAGGGAAAGAACCTTGGATAACGGACACGACCCATGTCATAGCTCCCATCAGTGCCCCCACGACCATCGAACTGATCCGCCAAGCCATGCGCCTGTTGGTGCGTCTTTTGGCGAAGCAATACAGTGTTCCATGGCATGCAATCCCCCATGCCCCTCGGGCGGTACGTTACCTGGAAACAGTGACGGAAGTGAAAGAGCATAACCTGGACGATAAGGCCAAAATGGAACGGCTTGTTGAAGTGGTCAGCGAGGCTGACGAACTGCTGGCCTACGTGGAGTCATCGGAGGCTTCGTGGAAGAAGAAGCCCGATGTCATTCATTACGCCCTTTTGCTTTGCCGTATCCTCCGTGAACGAATCATTCGGAAAGATGATGGAACTCTTGAGATAGCCCCCGGCGGTTCTGTCAAAGATATGATAGTTTCGGCTGTAGACAGCGAAGCCCGTTTCGGTTGTAAGGGCAAGACGAAATGGCGCGGGTATAAGATGGCCATCGTCGAAGTCGGAAATTCCGGATTTATCGCCGCCGCCGAGGCCATGAAAGCCAACGACTATGACGGCTCCAGTCTGGTGCCGTTAGCGGATCAGCTTCCCACCGATTGTGTAGAAAACCCGACGATCATTGGAGATACCCACTATGGTGCGGGCGATGACCGTGTCACCCTCAAGGAAAAAGGCATTGACGTAGTGGCGCCACTTTCACCAAAGACAAAATGTGATATCCTCGCGGGCGAGGGATTTCAAGTTTCCGAAGACCAAACACAACTGATCTGCCCGAGAGGAAAAGTCATCACCACCTATTCGGAAGTGGCAGATGGGAAGAACTTCGTGCTTCGCGCCAAGGACCATGATTGCAAGCACTGCCCTCGTTACACGACCTGTTTTAAAGAAAAGAAACATCGGCGCACGATTTTTATTCACAACGCCTATGGTGTCATGCTCGAGGCGGCAAAGCACTCCCAAACGAAAATCTATAAGGAACAGATGCGTCTTCGCAGCCGCATCGAAGCCAAGCAAAATGAACTGGTCAACCGTTACGGACTGCGCCGGGTTCGCCGTATCGGAAAACGAAATCTGGCTTATGCCGCCCGGCTCAGCGCGTTAGCGGCGAACTTTCAAAAACTCAACCGTCTACGAAATGATAAGAATGCAACCATGGTGTTGGAGGTGAGTGCCTTACGCGGTGTTGCTTTCAAAAAAGCCGCATAA
- the rnmV gene encoding ribonuclease M5 gives MNTLSREKIREVIVVEGRDDLLAVRRAVDAQVIVTQGLGISPETMAVIGRAQERCGVIVFTDPDGPGERIRRWVTEAVPGAKHAFLPVALAKKDGKVGIEHASPQAIREALAKVRSPGTQRELYNRDDLRQWGVDGVPGAGQRREALGERLGIGRANAKQFLQRVNHFGLSRSEIEQALKAIEEQ, from the coding sequence GTGAACACGCTGTCTAGGGAAAAGATTCGAGAAGTCATCGTCGTCGAGGGCCGCGACGACCTGCTGGCGGTGCGGCGCGCCGTCGACGCCCAGGTGATCGTCACTCAAGGATTGGGCATCAGCCCGGAGACGATGGCAGTCATCGGCAGAGCCCAGGAACGGTGCGGCGTCATCGTTTTCACCGACCCGGACGGACCAGGTGAACGGATCCGCCGCTGGGTGACTGAGGCCGTTCCCGGCGCCAAACACGCCTTTTTGCCGGTGGCGCTGGCCAAGAAAGACGGCAAGGTGGGCATCGAACACGCCTCACCGCAAGCCATCCGTGAGGCCCTTGCGAAGGTGCGATCGCCGGGGACGCAACGGGAGCTCTACAACCGTGATGATCTACGGCAATGGGGCGTCGATGGCGTGCCGGGGGCAGGGCAGCGCCGGGAGGCCCTCGGCGAACGCCTCGGCATCGGCCGCGCCAACGCCAAGCAGTTTTTGCAGCGGGTCAACCACTTCGGCCTCAGCCGGAGCGAGATTGAGCAGGCGCTCAAAGCGATCGAAGAACAGTAA
- the rsmA gene encoding 16S rRNA (adenine(1518)-N(6)/adenine(1519)-N(6))-dimethyltransferase RsmA: MAGELRQNLSRYGIRAKKGLGQNFLSDPVYVGRIIAAAELAAGDVVVEIGPGPATLTRDLAEAVGPGGKVIAVEVDERLRPLLDDLCRDYPQVEILWQDALQVDYDAATQPWRGDKPFVLVANLPYYITTPILMRLLEGRFSVSRLVVMVQKEVADRMLAPAGHSDYGALSVVIQYYCAPSLVTKVPPGAFIPPPKVSSAVVRLDRRATPPVAVVDEAAFFRVVRAAFNQRRKTLLNALGALGLALNKEEMARRLTAAGVDPGRRGETLNLQEFANVADALYAEA, translated from the coding sequence ATGGCTGGAGAACTTCGACAAAACCTCAGCCGATATGGCATTCGCGCCAAAAAAGGACTGGGACAGAACTTCCTGTCAGACCCGGTGTACGTAGGGCGCATCATCGCCGCCGCCGAGTTGGCTGCCGGCGACGTGGTCGTTGAGATCGGCCCGGGCCCGGCGACGCTGACGCGCGATCTGGCCGAAGCCGTCGGTCCGGGCGGCAAGGTGATCGCCGTGGAGGTCGATGAGCGCCTGCGTCCGCTGCTCGATGATCTCTGTCGCGACTACCCCCAGGTGGAGATCCTCTGGCAGGATGCCTTGCAGGTCGACTACGACGCCGCGACCCAGCCCTGGCGGGGCGACAAGCCCTTCGTCCTCGTGGCGAACCTCCCTTACTACATCACCACCCCCATCCTGATGCGCCTCCTGGAAGGTCGCTTCTCTGTGTCACGGCTGGTGGTCATGGTGCAGAAGGAGGTGGCCGACCGGATGCTGGCGCCGGCCGGTCACAGCGATTACGGCGCCCTTTCGGTGGTCATCCAGTACTACTGCGCGCCTTCGCTGGTCACCAAAGTCCCGCCGGGCGCCTTCATCCCGCCGCCGAAGGTGAGCTCCGCCGTCGTGCGCCTCGACCGCCGCGCAACGCCGCCGGTGGCGGTCGTTGACGAAGCCGCCTTTTTCCGCGTCGTCCGGGCCGCCTTCAACCAGCGGCGCAAGACTTTATTGAACGCCCTCGGCGCCCTCGGACTGGCTTTGAATAAGGAGGAGATGGCGCGCAGGCTCACAGCGGCAGGCGTCGACCCGGGACGGCGGGGGGAGACTTTGAACCTGCAGGAGTTTGCGAACGTGGCCGACGCGCTCTATGCCGAAGCCTAG
- a CDS encoding P-II family nitrogen regulator: MKKIEAIIRPTKLDEVKEALNRIGVRGMTVTQVAGCGLQKGKKGFYRGSEYTIDLLPKVKIEVVVADSLVDDLLKVITDQVRSGEIGDGKIFVSPIENVVRIRTGETGDGAL, encoded by the coding sequence ATGAAGAAGATCGAAGCGATCATCCGCCCGACGAAACTGGATGAAGTGAAAGAGGCCCTGAACCGGATCGGGGTGCGCGGCATGACGGTCACTCAGGTGGCAGGTTGCGGCTTGCAGAAAGGCAAAAAAGGCTTCTACCGCGGTTCCGAGTACACCATCGACCTGCTGCCCAAGGTAAAAATCGAGGTCGTCGTTGCCGATTCGCTCGTCGATGACCTCCTCAAGGTGATCACCGACCAGGTTCGTTCCGGTGAGATCGGAGACGGCAAGATCTTCGTATCGCCGATTGAAAACGTCGTCCGCATCCGCACTGGTGAAACCGGCGATGGGGCGCTCTAA
- a CDS encoding ammonium transporter has translation MKRIALFAILMLLAVTCLGLAPAFADEVAPAAAAATDVAATTEAPAAAAAEAPKADTGDTAFIIISAALVMLMTPGLALFYGGMVRKKNVLSTMMHSFIIICLVSVIWVLYGYSLAFGTDINGMIGSLDFALFNNVGPDPNPDYSATIPHSIFSMFQLMFAIITAALISGAFAERMRFSAFLLFTVIWISVIYFPLAHWVWGVGGWLRDLGALDFAGGTVVHISSGVSGLVLAILLGKRRGLGTTPMPPHQLPMTVLGAGLLWFGWFGFNAGSALGANGLAGSAFVTTNTAAAAAALSWIFAEWIRQGKPTVLGAASGAVAGLVAITPAAGFVTAGSALVIGLLSGVICYFAVVLKPRLGYDDALDAFGIHGVGGTFGAIATGIFATTTVNSAGADGLLYGSSELLVKQLIAVGASYAFAAIGTFIIYMIVNAVFKARVTVEDEETGLDITQHGEEGYPDFAVQAGGLSGISYASSSASSTVVHSH, from the coding sequence ATGAAGCGCATCGCCTTATTCGCCATCCTGATGTTGCTCGCGGTGACCTGCCTGGGCCTGGCCCCCGCCTTCGCCGATGAGGTCGCCCCCGCCGCAGCTGCTGCGACTGACGTCGCCGCAACGACCGAAGCGCCCGCCGCAGCTGCTGCTGAGGCACCGAAAGCCGACACCGGCGACACCGCCTTTATCATCATCTCCGCTGCCCTGGTCATGCTGATGACCCCCGGTCTGGCCTTGTTCTATGGCGGCATGGTCCGCAAGAAAAATGTCCTCAGCACCATGATGCACAGCTTCATCATCATCTGCCTTGTCTCCGTCATCTGGGTGCTCTACGGCTACTCGCTGGCCTTCGGCACCGACATCAACGGCATGATCGGTTCTCTCGACTTCGCCTTGTTCAACAACGTCGGCCCGGATCCAAACCCAGATTACTCGGCCACCATCCCCCACTCCATCTTCTCCATGTTTCAGCTCATGTTCGCCATCATCACCGCCGCCCTGATCAGCGGCGCCTTTGCCGAACGGATGAGGTTTTCGGCATTCCTGCTCTTCACCGTCATCTGGATCTCCGTCATCTACTTCCCGCTGGCCCACTGGGTATGGGGTGTCGGCGGTTGGCTGCGCGACCTGGGCGCCCTTGACTTCGCCGGCGGCACCGTCGTCCACATCAGCTCCGGCGTATCCGGTCTCGTCCTCGCCATCCTGCTCGGCAAACGCCGCGGCCTGGGCACCACCCCGATGCCTCCCCACCAACTGCCCATGACCGTTCTCGGTGCCGGCCTGCTCTGGTTCGGATGGTTCGGTTTCAACGCCGGCAGCGCCCTCGGCGCCAACGGCCTCGCCGGCAGCGCCTTCGTCACCACCAACACCGCCGCCGCTGCTGCCGCCCTGAGCTGGATCTTCGCGGAATGGATCCGCCAAGGCAAGCCGACCGTCCTGGGTGCCGCCTCCGGCGCAGTCGCCGGCCTGGTCGCCATCACCCCGGCTGCCGGTTTCGTCACCGCCGGTTCCGCCCTCGTCATCGGTCTCCTGTCCGGCGTCATCTGCTACTTCGCCGTCGTCCTCAAGCCCCGTCTCGGCTATGACGACGCCCTTGACGCCTTCGGCATCCACGGCGTCGGCGGTACCTTCGGTGCCATCGCTACGGGCATCTTTGCCACTACCACCGTCAACTCGGCCGGCGCAGACGGCCTTCTCTACGGCAGCTCCGAACTGCTGGTGAAACAGCTCATCGCCGTCGGCGCCAGCTACGCCTTTGCCGCCATCGGCACCTTCATCATCTACATGATCGTCAACGCCGTCTTCAAGGCCCGCGTCACCGTCGAAGACGAGGAAACCGGCCTCGACATCACCCAACACGGCGAAGAAGGCTACCCCGACTTCGCCGTGCAGGCCGGCGGCCTCTCCGGCATCAGCTACGCCAGCAGCAGCGCCAGTTCGACTGTGGTGCATAGTCACTAA
- the yabG gene encoding sporulation peptidase YabG: protein MEELRVGTIVTRHSYGNDIFFRIAEIWPGEEEPEARLLGLDMRLESDAPVSDLDIPPLLEIFRYKQRVLLQNYKRVGRLVDRRQVSALPLDDDPTGEQQRKLAYQMPGSVLHIDGNEEYLELCLDTYKQLNIRARGFCYPEGHFPEVVVRHLERYRPDILIITGHDSLLKAVKDSGASKSYRNSHHFVEAVQAARKVVADPDELVIFAGGCQSNFEALLKAGANYASSPDRVMIHALDPVLIAEKLAYTPVHEYVELQDVLANTISGPEGIGGIRTRGCFRWGNARRIY, encoded by the coding sequence ATGGAGGAATTGCGCGTCGGGACCATCGTGACCCGTCATTCATATGGGAACGACATTTTTTTTCGCATCGCCGAAATCTGGCCGGGAGAAGAGGAGCCGGAGGCCCGGTTGCTGGGACTCGATATGCGGCTTGAGTCGGACGCGCCTGTGAGCGACCTCGACATACCGCCGCTGTTGGAGATATTTAGATATAAACAGCGGGTTCTTCTGCAAAACTACAAGCGGGTAGGCCGGCTGGTGGACCGGCGGCAGGTGTCCGCCCTTCCGCTCGATGACGATCCCACAGGGGAACAGCAGCGGAAACTGGCCTATCAGATGCCGGGGTCGGTGCTGCATATCGACGGAAACGAAGAGTACTTGGAACTGTGTCTGGACACGTACAAGCAGTTGAACATCCGTGCCCGCGGCTTTTGTTACCCTGAAGGGCACTTCCCCGAAGTCGTCGTCCGTCACCTGGAGCGATACAGACCTGATATCCTGATCATCACCGGTCATGACAGCTTGCTCAAGGCGGTGAAGGATTCCGGAGCTTCCAAGTCCTACCGCAACTCGCACCATTTTGTCGAGGCCGTCCAGGCAGCGCGCAAGGTCGTTGCGGATCCTGACGAACTGGTCATCTTCGCCGGCGGCTGCCAGTCCAATTTTGAAGCCCTCTTGAAAGCCGGCGCCAACTACGCCTCATCGCCTGACCGTGTCATGATCCATGCCCTTGATCCGGTGCTGATCGCCGAAAAGCTGGCCTACACGCCGGTCCATGAGTATGTGGAGCTTCAGGATGTCCTGGCCAACACGATCAGCGGTCCCGAAGGGATCGGCGGGATCAGGACACGAGGCTGTTTTCGCTGGGGGAACGCGAGGCGGATTTATTAA
- a CDS encoding HI0074 family nucleotidyltransferase substrate-binding subunit, producing the protein MERLKQRIDVACRAVSTLEVLLQVPKPNEVERDASLQRFEYSFEATWKAALHYLREMEGIEIGSPKGVIRACMQVGLLTPTETSEALEMVDDRNLTVHTYNEELARAIFMKLPRYASLLRRWVKAIRDGMDAIEE; encoded by the coding sequence ATGGAACGTCTGAAGCAACGTATCGATGTGGCCTGTCGAGCCGTATCGACGCTCGAAGTATTGTTGCAAGTGCCCAAGCCGAACGAAGTGGAACGGGATGCTTCCCTGCAACGATTCGAGTATTCCTTTGAGGCAACCTGGAAAGCGGCGCTCCACTACTTGCGAGAGATGGAAGGGATCGAAATCGGTTCTCCAAAAGGCGTGATCCGAGCATGTATGCAAGTCGGTCTGCTGACACCGACAGAAACCAGTGAAGCCTTAGAAATGGTCGATGATAGAAATCTTACTGTCCATACCTATAACGAAGAGCTGGCGAGAGCCATTTTCATGAAACTTCCACGTTATGCCTCTTTATTGAGACGCTGGGTGAAAGCCATACGAGATGGAATGGACGCGATTGAGGAGTAG
- a CDS encoding nucleotidyltransferase family protein, whose protein sequence is MERERFSAMIDTILKENLSSYRIRVFLFGSWSRFEERPSSDIDIAIWAEEPLPPGTLARLRAAFEESPLPYPVDVVDLAQTDSAFREQVMREGIPWNV, encoded by the coding sequence ATGGAACGTGAACGCTTCTCCGCGATGATTGATACCATCTTGAAGGAAAATCTAAGTTCTTACCGAATACGGGTTTTCCTTTTTGGTTCCTGGTCTCGGTTCGAGGAACGACCATCCTCTGACATCGATATCGCCATTTGGGCAGAGGAACCGCTACCTCCTGGAACCTTGGCCAGGTTACGTGCTGCTTTTGAAGAATCTCCGCTGCCTTATCCGGTTGATGTAGTGGATTTGGCACAAACGGACAGTGCTTTTCGGGAGCAAGTGATGAGGGAAGGGATTCCATGGAACGTCTGA